From the genome of Halobellus litoreus, one region includes:
- a CDS encoding ABC transporter permease, with product MATSTRSIPTPLRSTIGDKWAAAIISVVLGLAAWWLVTVIFPRGLFPGPIETVNASAELLASGIVWTHMEATFFRTFLGFIGAFFVGGALGIAMGINNFGEHFSTPIIIIALSVPGIAWAAITTIIFGFGVAAPVVATAVTVFPYISLRIWKGVEDIDPNLIRMSRSFDISKGRLLRRMILPSIAPALFTAVRFGLAISWKIETQAEIFASNSGVGYRAIEAFSRYQYDTAMAWAAVFVVIVFLLEMAVLRPLERKVFAYRKEADFGVL from the coding sequence ATGGCGACAAGCACCCGATCGATTCCGACGCCGCTCCGTTCGACTATCGGGGACAAGTGGGCCGCGGCGATCATCAGCGTCGTCCTCGGGCTCGCCGCTTGGTGGCTCGTTACGGTGATCTTTCCGCGGGGGCTCTTCCCCGGACCGATAGAGACGGTGAACGCCTCGGCGGAACTGCTCGCCTCGGGCATCGTCTGGACGCATATGGAGGCCACGTTCTTCCGGACGTTCCTCGGATTCATCGGGGCGTTCTTCGTCGGCGGGGCGCTCGGCATCGCGATGGGAATCAACAATTTCGGCGAACACTTCTCGACGCCGATCATCATCATCGCACTGTCCGTGCCCGGCATCGCGTGGGCCGCGATCACGACGATCATCTTCGGATTCGGCGTCGCCGCCCCGGTGGTCGCCACTGCGGTCACCGTGTTCCCGTACATCTCGCTTCGAATCTGGAAGGGCGTCGAGGACATCGATCCCAACCTCATTCGGATGAGCCGCTCGTTCGACATCTCGAAGGGGCGCTTGCTCCGTCGGATGATCCTCCCGAGTATCGCACCGGCGCTTTTCACCGCCGTCCGGTTCGGACTCGCCATCTCCTGGAAGATCGAGACGCAGGCGGAGATCTTCGCCTCGAATTCGGGCGTCGGGTACCGGGCGATAGAGGCCTTCTCGCGCTACCAGTACGACACCGCGATGGCGTGGGCCGCCGTGTTCGTCGTCATCGTCTTCCTCCTGGAGATGGCGGTCCTCCGTCCGCTCGAACGGAAGGTCTTCGCCTACCGCAAGGAGGCGGACTTCGGCGTTCTCTGA
- a CDS encoding ABC transporter substrate-binding protein encodes MPRVSRRRFIAGSGAVGVAGLAGCSSGGNGGDGGDGGGGGDSGGGGGDGGSEGTTTGSAGDDLTAVRIQLPEGTIHYPMYEAATDAGVFEAEGIDLTVDYAPFSAQVQSLTSGEVDVNMVSMIPYMGNYIKGEDLVTFGWDGCLQSINALYTRAGSEYESIGDLEGQRIGVWSWGSSTVQAFQAVVAEESGLRLRQDFGTTTAAPPALLGLLQDEEIDGVINVSGLTITMESDPDTYRRLTQLNAMWRERTGYTLPLTSWWSYSDWYENNTETAAALLRGGQSATEHWRENTVSILDEYGETAAIDNQAKVDVVDEWANDGQIFRDTTTDDYRDATWQFVELMSSYDFLEEMPSQDDVLRNPQ; translated from the coding sequence ATGCCTCGTGTTAGCAGAAGGCGGTTCATCGCTGGATCAGGCGCAGTCGGAGTCGCCGGACTGGCCGGTTGTAGCAGCGGCGGGAACGGCGGAGATGGCGGAGACGGCGGCGGTGGCGGCGACAGCGGCGGCGGCGGTGGAGACGGCGGCTCGGAGGGCACCACTACCGGCTCCGCGGGAGACGATCTGACGGCCGTGCGGATCCAACTGCCGGAGGGGACCATCCACTATCCGATGTACGAGGCCGCGACCGACGCCGGCGTCTTCGAGGCGGAGGGAATCGATCTCACGGTCGATTACGCGCCGTTTAGCGCGCAGGTGCAGTCGCTGACGAGCGGGGAAGTGGACGTCAACATGGTCTCGATGATTCCCTATATGGGCAACTACATCAAGGGGGAAGACCTCGTCACCTTCGGCTGGGACGGCTGTCTCCAGAGCATCAACGCGCTGTACACGCGGGCGGGAAGCGAGTACGAGTCGATCGGCGACCTCGAAGGCCAGCGGATCGGGGTGTGGTCGTGGGGGTCCTCGACGGTTCAGGCGTTCCAGGCTGTCGTTGCCGAGGAGTCCGGCCTCCGACTGCGGCAGGACTTCGGGACCACGACCGCCGCACCGCCCGCCCTCCTCGGGCTCCTGCAGGACGAGGAGATCGACGGCGTCATCAACGTGAGCGGGCTGACGATCACGATGGAATCGGACCCCGACACGTATCGTCGGCTGACCCAGCTGAACGCGATGTGGCGGGAACGGACGGGGTACACGCTGCCGCTCACCTCGTGGTGGAGCTACTCCGACTGGTACGAGAACAACACCGAGACCGCCGCCGCGCTCCTCCGCGGCGGACAGAGCGCGACGGAACACTGGCGGGAGAACACCGTGTCGATCCTCGACGAGTACGGCGAGACCGCCGCGATCGACAATCAGGCGAAGGTCGACGTCGTCGACGAGTGGGCGAACGACGGACAGATCTTCCGCGACACCACCACCGACGACTACCGCGACGCCACCTGGCAGTTCGTCGAACTGATGAGCAGCTACGACTTCCTCGAGGAGATGCCGTCGCAGGACGACGTCCTCCGGAACCCACAGTAA
- a CDS encoding SDR family NAD(P)-dependent oxidoreductase: MNAENTAVVTGAATGIGRAIAERLAADGAHVVVADIADGSETVARIEEAGGSAEFREADVTDEDAMRSLFARLDLDVLVNNAAYYAPLVTDKKRFDEISAEEWDTVLAVNAKGTFLASKHALDAFDDGGSIVNISSSVVTMGVPGFLHYVASKGAVLAMTRAMAAEVGDIGVRVNAVMPGFTWSEASQQAGDEYLEDYVDNQDLDRVVEPEDIAGVVSFLAGPDSGVMTGQAINADPGLSYY, encoded by the coding sequence ATGAACGCTGAAAACACAGCCGTCGTGACGGGTGCGGCGACCGGAATCGGACGAGCGATCGCGGAGCGACTCGCGGCCGACGGCGCCCACGTCGTCGTGGCGGACATCGCCGACGGGAGCGAGACGGTCGCCCGCATCGAGGAGGCGGGCGGCAGTGCCGAGTTCCGCGAGGCCGACGTCACCGACGAGGACGCGATGCGGTCGCTGTTCGCGAGACTCGACCTCGACGTCCTCGTCAACAACGCGGCGTACTACGCGCCGCTGGTCACGGACAAGAAACGCTTCGACGAGATCTCCGCCGAGGAGTGGGACACGGTGCTCGCGGTGAACGCGAAGGGGACGTTCCTCGCCTCGAAACACGCCCTCGACGCCTTCGACGACGGCGGGAGCATCGTGAACATCTCGTCGTCGGTCGTCACGATGGGCGTCCCGGGATTCCTCCACTACGTCGCCTCGAAGGGCGCGGTGCTCGCGATGACCCGCGCGATGGCGGCCGAAGTCGGCGACATCGGCGTTCGCGTCAACGCCGTGATGCCCGGGTTCACCTGGTCGGAGGCGTCACAGCAGGCCGGCGACGAGTACCTGGAGGACTACGTCGACAACCAGGACCTCGACCGCGTGGTCGAACCGGAAGACATCGCGGGGGTGGTCTCGTTTCTCGCCGGCCCCGACAGCGGCGTGATGACCGGGCAGGCGATCAACGCCGATCCGGGGCTGTCGTACTACTGA
- a CDS encoding ABC transporter permease has translation MDRLTRSLYTVASIITLLALWYVGGVTLPEVVPGLPETYAALVVVLTTPGPYDHMFYYHVWKTIQMLFASLLVSMIVGTLLGVALGRSETLESTLATWVYAWLAIPSLVIVFVSAIWIGFDASSGYFAIPLVITPFVGLNMWEGARNLDDDLAEMAEFFGAGRVQTFTDIIIPQLAPFLFASFRSALSIGWKITLLVEAFLLTRGVGFMFRRYFDQYDLPTMMSWLIIFVVFLIVVEYGVLAPLHERVMEWRPDAEGVRVTE, from the coding sequence ATGGATCGGCTGACACGGAGCCTCTACACCGTCGCGTCGATCATCACGCTCCTGGCGCTGTGGTACGTCGGCGGCGTCACGCTCCCGGAGGTCGTCCCGGGACTCCCGGAGACGTACGCCGCGCTCGTCGTCGTACTCACGACGCCGGGCCCGTACGATCATATGTTCTACTACCACGTCTGGAAGACGATCCAGATGCTCTTCGCCTCTCTCCTCGTCTCGATGATCGTGGGCACCCTCTTAGGCGTCGCGCTCGGTCGCAGCGAAACGCTCGAAAGCACGCTCGCGACGTGGGTGTACGCGTGGCTGGCGATCCCCTCGCTGGTGATCGTGTTCGTGTCGGCCATCTGGATCGGGTTCGACGCGAGCAGCGGCTACTTCGCCATCCCCCTCGTGATCACCCCGTTCGTGGGGCTGAATATGTGGGAGGGCGCTCGAAACCTCGACGACGACCTCGCGGAGATGGCGGAGTTCTTCGGGGCGGGGCGCGTCCAGACCTTCACGGACATCATCATCCCGCAGCTCGCCCCGTTCCTGTTCGCCAGCTTCCGCTCGGCGCTCTCGATCGGGTGGAAGATCACGCTGCTCGTGGAGGCGTTCCTCCTGACGCGGGGCGTGGGGTTCATGTTCCGACGGTACTTCGACCAGTACGACCTCCCGACGATGATGAGTTGGCTCATCATCTTCGTGGTCTTCCTCATCGTCGTCGAGTACGGCGTCCTCGCTCCGCTGCACGAGCGCGTGATGGAGTGGCGACCCGACGCCGAGGGCGTGAGAGTGACGGAGTAG
- a CDS encoding ABC transporter ATP-binding protein produces the protein MASEVQQSDEGPEAAGVAHGTSAAGAIHVRNLTKVFDTEEGTETVFEDVSFDIEPGSFVTLIGRSGSGKSTMLNIISGVLEPTEGRVEFEATEEGDVTLGHVFQSPRLLPWNTCVENIEYVHENNPDYTRALAEEYLDLVGLSNHYDKYPSQLSGGQRQRVGITRALSIDPEILVMDEPFSNLDEITAESLREELIDIWQQLGKTVFFVTHDITEAIELSDRILMLGNGEIFDDMSIELDRPRDVDSEEFLKVRQDAINRFHAIK, from the coding sequence ATGGCGTCTGAAGTGCAACAGTCCGACGAGGGCCCCGAGGCCGCGGGCGTCGCCCACGGAACGTCGGCTGCCGGTGCGATCCACGTCAGGAACCTCACGAAGGTGTTCGACACCGAGGAAGGGACGGAGACGGTCTTCGAAGACGTGAGCTTCGACATCGAACCCGGATCGTTCGTGACGCTCATCGGCCGCTCCGGGAGCGGCAAGTCGACGATGCTGAACATCATTAGCGGCGTCCTCGAACCGACTGAGGGGCGCGTCGAGTTCGAGGCGACCGAAGAGGGCGACGTGACGCTCGGACACGTGTTCCAGTCGCCCCGGCTGCTCCCGTGGAACACCTGCGTCGAGAACATCGAGTACGTCCACGAGAACAACCCCGATTACACGAGAGCGCTGGCCGAGGAGTACCTCGATCTCGTCGGCCTCTCGAACCACTACGACAAGTACCCCTCGCAGCTCTCCGGCGGGCAGCGACAGCGCGTCGGAATCACCCGCGCGCTCAGCATCGACCCCGAGATTCTCGTTATGGACGAACCGTTCAGCAACCTCGACGAGATCACCGCCGAGTCGCTCCGCGAGGAACTCATCGACATCTGGCAGCAACTCGGGAAGACGGTGTTCTTCGTCACCCACGACATCACCGAGGCGATCGAACTCTCCGACCGGATCCTGATGCTCGGCAACGGCGAGATATTCGACGATATGTCGATCGAACTCGATCGACCGCGCGACGTCGACTCCGAGGAGTTCCTGAAGGTTCGACAGGACGCGATCAACCGGTTCCACGCGATCAAGTGA
- a CDS encoding ABC transporter ATP-binding protein produces the protein MTATGEGAASTGESATAGATLELRDIVKHFEKPGQGQILVLDEVDLDVEAGAFISLLGPSGCGKTTLMNVVSGLIEPDRGTMRRGGRDVSPDDLSLGYIFQEPRLLNWKTVAGNIEFALEARDVPEAEWDERVERYLEMVNLADEGDNYPTRLSGGMKQRVAIARALATEPEIMLMDEPFSSLDEITARDLREELLDIWKREEKTILFVTHDINEAVFLSDYIYMMNTDGEMFARRDIDIDRPRKYDDPDIAQREAELYTEFHEQVVD, from the coding sequence ATGACTGCGACCGGCGAGGGGGCGGCCTCGACCGGGGAGTCCGCCACGGCGGGAGCGACGCTCGAACTCCGAGACATCGTCAAACACTTCGAAAAACCCGGACAGGGTCAAATTCTCGTCCTCGACGAGGTCGACCTCGACGTCGAAGCGGGCGCGTTCATCTCACTCCTCGGTCCCTCCGGCTGCGGAAAGACGACGCTGATGAACGTCGTCTCCGGGCTCATCGAACCGGACCGAGGGACGATGCGACGGGGCGGCCGCGACGTCTCTCCCGACGACCTCTCGCTCGGGTACATCTTTCAGGAACCGCGGCTGCTCAACTGGAAGACAGTCGCAGGGAACATCGAGTTCGCGCTCGAAGCCCGGGACGTCCCGGAGGCCGAGTGGGACGAGCGAGTCGAGCGCTATCTGGAGATGGTCAACCTGGCCGACGAGGGGGACAACTACCCGACGCGACTCTCCGGCGGGATGAAACAGCGCGTCGCGATCGCGAGAGCGCTCGCGACGGAGCCGGAGATTATGCTGATGGACGAACCGTTCAGCAGCCTCGACGAGATCACTGCGCGCGACCTCCGCGAGGAACTGCTGGACATCTGGAAGCGCGAGGAGAAGACCATCCTGTTCGTCACCCACGACATCAACGAGGCGGTGTTTCTCTCCGACTACATCTACATGATGAACACCGACGGCGAGATGTTCGCCCGCCGTGACATCGACATCGACAGGCCGCGGAAGTACGACGACCCGGACATCGCCCAGCGCGAGGCCGAACTGTACACGGAGTTCCACGAGCAAGTGGTGGACTGA
- a CDS encoding ABC transporter permease: MVLLAAWQLGSQFFPSYVLPGLVELIVATQTVVTDPQFGSYQSNIFDTFRRLLAGFAISVVVGTVVGTAMGLRKEAEAFLRAWIVLGLSVPSIAVAFALIIALGISEWVPVLTVVIVGVPFVILNMWEGTQELDPEITEMADFFGASRLQRYRDILLPQVLQYLFPSMYWGLVVSWKVLFIAEVFGAGSGVGYMVNYWFQQQRVDLLLGWVVVPVVLIIVGQESLRAAEHRIMRWR; encoded by the coding sequence GTGGTACTGCTCGCCGCCTGGCAGCTCGGCTCGCAATTCTTTCCCTCGTACGTTCTCCCCGGCTTGGTCGAACTGATCGTGGCGACCCAGACGGTGGTCACCGACCCCCAGTTCGGTAGCTACCAGAGCAACATCTTCGACACGTTCCGTCGACTCCTCGCCGGGTTCGCCATCTCCGTCGTCGTCGGCACGGTCGTCGGCACGGCGATGGGTCTCCGGAAGGAAGCGGAGGCGTTCCTCCGCGCGTGGATCGTTCTGGGCCTCTCGGTGCCGTCTATCGCCGTCGCGTTCGCACTCATCATCGCGCTCGGGATCTCCGAGTGGGTGCCGGTCCTGACTGTCGTGATCGTCGGCGTCCCGTTCGTGATCCTGAATATGTGGGAGGGCACGCAGGAACTCGACCCCGAGATCACGGAGATGGCGGACTTCTTCGGCGCGAGTCGACTCCAGCGCTACCGTGACATCTTGCTCCCGCAGGTGCTTCAGTACCTCTTCCCGTCGATGTACTGGGGGCTCGTCGTCTCCTGGAAGGTGCTGTTCATCGCGGAGGTGTTCGGTGCGGGCTCCGGCGTCGGGTATATGGTCAACTACTGGTTCCAACAGCAGCGCGTTGACCTGCTCCTCGGCTGGGTCGTCGTTCCGGTCGTCCTGATCATCGTCGGCCAAGAGAGTCTCCGCGCGGCCGAACACCGCATTATGCGGTGGCGGTAA
- a CDS encoding universal stress protein, whose translation MSVLAATDGTTVPDRVVEVAADLAAQYGEELVVLHVIPEDVFEEQRKSSVESTSDLALTFAPEITYRELGDQTGTPGGSDARYSLEHAQRDAAGVAEDVTTRTVEDLDAVEAVSYHGRVGDVTEEILHVADEADPRYLVVGGRKRTPVGKAIFGSVTQSLLLEADRPVVTVMSEE comes from the coding sequence ATGTCCGTTCTCGCAGCAACAGACGGAACGACCGTCCCGGACCGCGTCGTCGAAGTGGCGGCAGATCTCGCAGCACAGTACGGAGAGGAACTCGTCGTCCTGCACGTGATCCCGGAGGACGTCTTCGAGGAGCAGCGGAAATCCTCCGTCGAGAGCACGTCGGACCTCGCGCTGACCTTCGCCCCGGAGATCACGTACCGGGAACTCGGCGATCAGACGGGGACGCCCGGCGGCAGCGACGCCCGCTATTCGCTCGAACACGCCCAGCGCGACGCGGCCGGCGTGGCGGAGGACGTGACGACGCGGACTGTCGAGGACCTCGACGCGGTCGAGGCGGTTTCCTACCACGGACGCGTCGGCGACGTGACCGAGGAGATCCTGCACGTCGCGGACGAGGCGGACCCGCGGTATCTCGTCGTCGGCGGGCGGAAGCGGACGCCCGTTGGAAAGGCCATCTTCGGGAGCGTGACGCAGTCGCTCCTGTTGGAAGCCGACCGGCCGGTCGTCACGGTGATGAGCGAGGAGTAG
- a CDS encoding aldehyde ferredoxin oxidoreductase family protein, translated as MLHANGSLLTVDVGDRTAETTNIDDELEEFIGGRGVSTKLAHDRIPFDADPLGPENRVYLASGPLQQSSMSFTGRMNMTGLSPLTDGVLSSNAGGYLSRNFVGTGHSVVEVAGESDDLLAIHVTDEGVEFEEVPELAGATVPEVTEEMNERYGLEAENLVTIGPAGENEVRFAAAMTYDERAFGRGGLGAILGSKNVKCLTFEGDSAPDVDLPNEDVHMDVHRQAATSDDIFRRQGTTHLVQILNDNFSLPTRYFSEMSFEHAEKINGDRVEEKKYKKAACSVCAFACKLPTRDEERGVETEGPEFETVMAFGSNSGVGDIVDVMKSNGLCDDLGMDTISCGNTIAAYLASEDEFGNVELIHELIEKIARREGVGDKLAEGIDRIHEDLNVENWTVKGMDFAAHDGRVVHGQGLSYAVANRGADHMYSTLMIPEYNDVIPAEGTAGKADFLIDHENRNAVRDCAVLCQFGLGRVIEEEVFEALFDEDYEDILAIGDRIVNLERHFSNQRGRDAADDRLPYDLPDLDSSIKEYYDARGWNDDGVVPGDLVADYAQAD; from the coding sequence ATGCTACACGCCAACGGTTCGCTGTTGACGGTCGACGTGGGCGACCGTACCGCGGAGACGACGAACATCGACGACGAACTCGAGGAATTCATCGGTGGGCGGGGAGTCTCGACGAAATTAGCGCACGACCGGATCCCCTTCGACGCAGACCCGCTCGGCCCGGAAAACCGGGTCTACCTCGCCTCGGGCCCCCTCCAGCAGTCATCGATGAGTTTCACCGGCCGGATGAACATGACCGGCCTCTCGCCGCTGACCGACGGAGTACTCTCCTCGAACGCCGGCGGCTACCTCTCGCGGAACTTCGTCGGCACCGGTCACTCCGTTGTCGAGGTCGCCGGCGAGAGCGACGACCTCCTCGCAATCCACGTCACCGACGAGGGCGTCGAGTTCGAGGAGGTGCCGGAACTGGCGGGTGCGACCGTCCCCGAGGTGACCGAAGAAATGAACGAGCGGTACGGCCTCGAGGCGGAGAACCTCGTCACGATCGGTCCCGCGGGCGAGAACGAGGTCCGGTTCGCCGCCGCGATGACCTACGACGAGCGGGCGTTCGGCCGCGGCGGCCTGGGTGCGATCCTCGGCTCGAAGAACGTCAAGTGCCTCACCTTCGAGGGCGATTCCGCCCCCGACGTCGACCTGCCGAACGAGGACGTGCATATGGACGTGCACCGTCAGGCGGCCACGAGCGACGACATCTTCCGCCGACAGGGGACGACCCACCTCGTGCAGATTCTCAACGACAACTTCTCGCTGCCGACGCGGTACTTCTCGGAGATGTCGTTCGAGCACGCCGAGAAGATCAACGGCGACCGCGTCGAGGAGAAAAAGTACAAGAAGGCGGCGTGTTCGGTCTGTGCGTTCGCCTGTAAACTCCCGACCCGCGACGAGGAGCGCGGCGTGGAAACAGAGGGTCCGGAGTTCGAGACCGTAATGGCCTTCGGCAGTAACTCCGGCGTCGGCGACATCGTCGACGTCATGAAGTCCAACGGCCTCTGTGACGATCTGGGGATGGACACCATCTCCTGTGGAAACACCATCGCCGCCTACCTCGCGAGCGAGGACGAGTTCGGCAACGTCGAGTTGATCCACGAACTCATCGAGAAGATCGCCCGTCGCGAGGGCGTCGGCGACAAACTCGCCGAGGGCATCGACCGCATCCACGAAGACCTCAACGTCGAGAACTGGACCGTCAAAGGGATGGACTTCGCCGCCCACGACGGCCGCGTCGTCCACGGACAGGGACTCTCCTACGCGGTCGCGAACCGCGGTGCCGACCACATGTACTCGACGCTGATGATTCCGGAGTACAACGACGTCATCCCCGCTGAAGGGACTGCTGGAAAGGCCGACTTCCTGATCGATCACGAGAACCGCAACGCGGTCCGCGACTGTGCGGTACTCTGCCAGTTCGGGCTCGGTCGCGTCATCGAGGAGGAGGTCTTCGAGGCGCTCTTCGACGAGGACTACGAGGACATCCTCGCCATCGGCGACCGCATCGTGAACCTCGAACGGCACTTCAGCAACCAGCGCGGCCGCGACGCCGCCGACGACCGCCTGCCCTACGACCTGCCCGACCTCGACTCCTCGATCAAAGAGTACTACGACGCGCGCGGTTGGAACGACGACGGCGTCGTCCCCGGTGACCTCGTCGCCGACTACGCGCAGGCGGACTGA
- a CDS encoding SLC13 family permease, with protein sequence MTRLATERVPDFATLSVPLAVLAAGAVRLGSPFAPAGATMLAITTLCIVLWVGNLVPPAYTGVLCLGLVGFAFSLDLALSGFSSPATWLIAFGLVMGEATRRSGLAEWAGRWVIHRVTLESPAAKPARTYRRLLVGLSAAGLFLVLVIPVGIVRVLVLAPVVLEVGERFDSPRVRLGLFFGPILVTYLGTFAVLTGGSPNIIVLGILESVAGTSIPWTEWFALMFPVMGLGRLLLISGVVYAMYRPPSDLQLTDTASELRSMSKSERRMFGFLVAGVAVWVTDVFHGFHPVYGALLVVVLVFLPRVGIADFEETVGEVDFSILFFVAAVLAIGEGLTRTNVAGALAEAMLTVVPTDASLFVVLAIVFSATVALMVVMGGLAAVSVATPIVVALASDAGVPLVPVVLASTAALGVPFIPYQSAVLVVILAYDIVDARELIRVTGVVAIATAGLLIPVQLGILSAVF encoded by the coding sequence ATGACGCGGCTCGCTACTGAACGGGTTCCGGACTTCGCGACGCTCTCGGTTCCGTTAGCGGTGCTCGCCGCGGGGGCCGTTCGGCTCGGCTCGCCGTTCGCGCCGGCGGGAGCGACGATGTTAGCGATCACTACGCTCTGTATCGTCCTCTGGGTCGGGAACCTCGTCCCACCGGCGTACACGGGCGTGCTCTGTCTGGGGCTCGTCGGGTTCGCGTTCTCCCTCGACCTCGCGCTGTCGGGATTCAGTTCGCCGGCGACCTGGCTGATCGCGTTCGGCTTGGTGATGGGCGAAGCGACGCGTCGGAGCGGGCTCGCGGAGTGGGCCGGTCGCTGGGTCATCCACCGCGTCACGCTCGAATCGCCCGCGGCGAAACCCGCGCGAACGTACCGCCGGCTGTTGGTCGGCCTGTCCGCGGCGGGGCTGTTCCTCGTGTTGGTCATCCCGGTCGGCATCGTCCGCGTGCTGGTGCTCGCGCCAGTCGTGCTCGAAGTCGGCGAGCGGTTCGACTCACCGCGGGTGCGACTCGGCCTGTTCTTCGGTCCCATTCTGGTCACGTATCTCGGGACCTTCGCCGTCCTCACGGGCGGCTCGCCGAACATCATCGTGCTCGGCATCCTCGAATCGGTCGCGGGGACCTCGATTCCCTGGACCGAGTGGTTCGCTCTGATGTTTCCGGTGATGGGCCTCGGACGACTTCTCCTAATCAGCGGCGTCGTCTACGCGATGTACCGGCCGCCGTCGGACCTGCAGTTGACGGACACCGCGAGCGAACTGCGGTCGATGTCGAAGTCGGAACGCCGGATGTTCGGCTTTCTCGTGGCCGGCGTCGCCGTGTGGGTGACCGACGTGTTCCACGGCTTCCATCCGGTGTACGGCGCGCTGCTGGTGGTCGTGCTCGTGTTCCTCCCGCGCGTCGGCATCGCGGACTTCGAGGAGACCGTCGGCGAGGTCGACTTCTCGATCCTGTTCTTCGTCGCCGCCGTGCTGGCGATCGGCGAGGGACTGACGCGAACGAACGTCGCCGGCGCGCTCGCGGAGGCGATGTTGACCGTCGTCCCGACGGACGCCTCGCTGTTCGTCGTCCTCGCGATCGTGTTCTCCGCGACCGTCGCGCTGATGGTCGTGATGGGCGGACTCGCGGCCGTGAGCGTCGCGACGCCGATCGTGGTCGCGCTCGCGTCGGACGCGGGAGTTCCGCTGGTCCCGGTCGTGTTGGCGTCGACGGCCGCGCTGGGCGTCCCGTTCATCCCGTATCAGTCGGCCGTGCTCGTCGTCATCTTGGCGTACGACATCGTCGACGCGCGGGAACTGATCCGCGTCACCGGCGTCGTCGCGATCGCGACCGCGGGGCTCCTGATCCCGGTGCAACTCGGAATCCTCTCGGCGGTGTTCTGA
- a CDS encoding DMT family transporter: MIPTDGVLTLGILLAAFGAVALAVQSLSIRYGTITSDSSDALVVVLAVNVLALVPAAFLLGSPIQDLTLRSLGAFTAAGLLGTMVGRAMHFEGIKRIGSSRAEPIKASQPLHASLIAVVVLGEIVTGGHLLSMVAIVLGIGIITHEHGRSDADDGGAGYVGLAFPFAAAFFYGIEPTFAKLGFAEGAAVLTGLTVKTVSAGLGFLLYLWWTEGLPDLRSVERRELPWLVGAGLANTLFLLGYYGALELEPVSLVVPLVQSSPLVVIFLSIVFVSDDLERITPRLVAGALVAVAGAIGVTLLS, translated from the coding sequence ATGATCCCGACTGACGGGGTCCTCACCCTGGGGATCCTCCTGGCCGCGTTCGGGGCGGTCGCGCTGGCGGTACAGTCGCTGTCGATCCGCTACGGTACAATCACCAGCGACTCCTCGGACGCCCTGGTCGTGGTGCTCGCGGTGAACGTCCTCGCTCTGGTGCCCGCGGCGTTCCTGCTGGGGTCGCCGATCCAGGACCTCACGCTCCGATCGCTCGGTGCGTTCACGGCCGCGGGGTTGCTGGGGACGATGGTCGGCCGCGCGATGCATTTCGAGGGGATCAAGCGCATCGGCTCCAGTCGCGCCGAACCGATCAAGGCCTCGCAGCCGCTGCACGCCTCGCTCATCGCGGTCGTGGTGCTCGGGGAGATCGTCACCGGCGGCCACCTGCTCTCGATGGTCGCCATCGTCCTCGGAATCGGGATCATCACCCACGAACACGGGCGTTCCGACGCCGATGACGGTGGCGCGGGGTACGTGGGTCTCGCGTTCCCGTTCGCGGCGGCGTTCTTCTACGGCATCGAGCCGACGTTCGCGAAACTCGGGTTCGCCGAGGGCGCGGCGGTCCTCACCGGGCTAACGGTCAAGACGGTCAGCGCCGGCCTCGGGTTCCTGCTGTATCTCTGGTGGACGGAGGGACTCCCGGATCTCCGGTCGGTCGAGCGCCGCGAACTCCCGTGGCTCGTCGGAGCCGGTCTCGCGAACACGCTCTTTCTGCTCGGGTACTACGGCGCGCTGGAGTTAGAACCGGTGTCGCTTGTCGTCCCGCTGGTCCAGTCGAGCCCGCTCGTCGTCATCTTCCTCTCGATCGTCTTCGTGAGCGACGACCTCGAACGGATCACACCGCGGCTCGTCGCAGGCGCGCTCGTCGCCGTTGCGGGCGCGATCGGCGTGACGCTTCTGAGTTGA